GGTCAAgaatctttcatgaagaaggtGCACAAGTCTTAAGGGCAATTTAGACCCTGTGTAAATTTTCAAGAATCTTTTTGGCTGTGAATATGTACTTTCCTAATTGACTACtattaaatgcaaaagattttcttATAGCAGGATAAGGTAAATCATTGGACAACTAAAGTTTACGATTAGGTGACCGAATTGTAACTTTAATATCTCGTAATACTATTGAATATTTTGCATCAATGCACTTCAATTGGAACCTTGATCAATTTTATGAGCAATCTACTCATTTCATATACaagtggcaattttttttaacacaacgTTATGTGATGCTTAATAGGAATACCACATTAATATTTTGCCTAAGAATTTAGACTCTAATCAAAGTACACTacttgcaaaaaagaaaaaagaagtttccAAATATAAAGTGGctgaaattaattttgagtgacCTAATTGGAAAATCACTAaaagtttgattcaaatatAAGAGTTTGCCTTATTCATCTTTTATAGattaaaaacttatttttgcaaaaatttaagGGGTTGTGAAATATGTGCACAATATATATCTAGCACATAGCTCAGCACCTCTCCTACATCTCCCGTGTAAATTTGCATTTTTACGTGAGTATAAGATATAGTCATAACAAAGTCAGGTAATAATCGAAGGGCAAATAATGATTGATAGACATATCACATACAACGATCAAATTACGACATAGTGGTCGAcgtgattaattattaaattaagttAAGTTAGTTCTGGCCTcataaatcaatagaaaaggataacttaaataatttttaccaAAGGTTCTCAAATTAGATCAGCGTCTACCGTCACAGATTCACAACTAAATGAACAAGTTCCACATGTCCATAGCTCAGGCTGTAGGAGCGCAGGGTGTCCTGTGTTGGTTTTTATTAGGCTTAGCTGAGACCCCTTTGTTGCTTTATGCTTACCTTCAAGGTACTTCCAAATTCCTCTTTGCACAGTGTCTAGAAGGACAGGGAATTAGTCCAGAGGGTTAAAAGGTGTTGCGTGATGTTGTCATTTCGAATTTTGCTTCTGGACATACTTTTCTCCTGGTCTCATCTGCACAGGAGTGTGAGGAAATAGTTCATGTGACTCGGTAAATAAATGCGGTCAAACGATCTGTGGCTTTGCCTGGTTAGAGCCTAATACATGGAAAGAACTTAAGGCTGTAATTATGTGATACTCTCCAAGGGTAACATAGTGCTTATAGTCTCCTCTCATATGCTTATTTGCTTTATTGCAGATGTTGAGAGAACCGATAGTTGGAGCTTCAGATTTTCATGTGTCCGAGCGACTTCATGTTCTCCTGTGGTTCATCACGCTCTTGAAAAAGGTCGCAATGAGCACTCACCGAGCCATTGCAGTAGCATCGTGTAGAGGAGCACGACTTCCAGTCATTGAGTGATGAAGGCGTTATGATATAGGACGGTACATCCAAAATACCCCGGCGCTTCATCCCAGAGATATTGATGATACGAAAGTTAGGGTTTTTGTGCCATCAAATCTAGTCATTATGTATTGTCGCTTTACACCTAAATCCTACGATGCTTATACCATGTTTTCAAATGTGTGAACTGTGTTTCCAGATGTGTAAACAAGTTCAACTGCGATTAATTATATTTGATGTGTCCGATGCATAAACGAGTGAAGTGCATCATATCTCTTGACTTTTTTGAATGTTTCCTAAATGTTACTCACATCAAATTCCAAGGACAGGACGAAGTTTCCTAGGTCGAGTGTTTGGCCAAAATATCTAAGACCCAAATAGCCATAAAGCAAACAATTATTACTGGCACCAAATGTATGCATTCGAGCTCATTTGTTGTACGTGAGcaattgaatcaattgactCTCGCGTAGAGCTTTATACTAGACATGGGGAACTTTTAGATTTGGCGTCCACCATGAAGTTCATTAGAACACCCTTAAAATTCCATGATCCTTATAATACTAAAATCCAAATCGGTCATTCTATGCATTTGAGGGGGGTTAGTCACTTTTTCTAAAATCACTCCCTGAAAAAAATACAGTATAATCTGATTCTCTTCATTCTCAGGCACAAACGTAATGCCTGTACAACAGGCCTGTCTACCTAAGACAAAGGTCACTTTCATCTCACTTTCTCTTTCCAAATTTACACCATGTTGATCTATTGAATATCACTCGGAATTGTATAAAAGTGTAGACTTTAAAGCTAGGCACGTGTGTACGCGATGACTAATATTGTTGAATGGAAAACTATGTGCTGGACTCACCCACATCCGGCGCATGAATATCTCAAAGTAGAAATTGTATTGAATACCGACACTCTCTGGGAGCTTTCGTGTCGTGTTCGACATTTTTACACATGTTTGACCCACAACGAGTGTCAAAAAATCCGACGTGTGGTCAACTCTCTTCGATACGTGAGTCCGAAATTTTGACACACGATTTTAATACAcaggggtcaattttaaaaactttcaatatttaaggggtcaaatgtaaaaatacaaaaaaaaaaaaaaaaaaaaaaaaaggtagggCTAATGGTTGGGCGCCGCTACCCTTACCACCGTTGGAGGGTTCACGAGGTGGCGAAGGTGGGGGCAACCCTCGCCGACCAAGCAAGGGCTGGCAaggcttgcctagatctaggtgatGCCTTGATTGAGGCCCGGGTGAGGCTCACCCAAATCTGGGCCATCGCGCCCTCTCTTGAGCCTAGCGAGGATCACCAGCCCTTGCATGGTGCCAGCAAGGCCTCACTTGGTGCTAAAGAGGCTCGCCAACCATAGGTGAAGGCTAGCGTCACCCAGATTTGGGAGAGTCTCGCCCAGGCCTCACCtaggccggcgagggtcgcccccCATCCACCACTTAAGGCCTACGAGGTCGCCAGCACCCTCCAATAGCGGCTGGGCACGTCGCTAGCGGGGGCAACAGCAGCAACAGCGGCATGCCTAGCTAGACCTCtacctctctttttcttctttttttcagctttgcttttaaaaaaaaaaaaaaaatagcttttttaaaaagtttttttactaagaaaaaagtaataaaaaacaCCACataggataaataaataaatttaaaaataccacttcattttcctttaaacaatgttttttcttcctcccaggttttatgtattattataATGGAATGTAattgaattggtcaaattaaaaaaatgattgatattaacaaatattgaattaatatttttagtataaattactTCTATAAATTACTTCTAggctcttttattatttatttatatatgtatctatatataaaaatatatttaatgtaTAACGCgtcggaattttctatttttgaaaaatgacatattGGTGAGTCGTGTCACGTCCCGTGTCACATATCCGTGTCCGTGCTATATATAGGAATATAGAGATGGCCAAAACACTGGCGAGAAGAATAGCACAAGAGAGAGCTAAATTAGCAAGAGAGAGATGGTAGaagcaaataaaagaatggAGCTATAAATGTACATAGAACCAGTAAGACGTATGAAAGCAAATCTGAGTCAAGACTTATCATGTTCTTGAAGATATAATCAAGAAATGGTAATCAACATCATGCTCTTGAATTCCTCAAAATCCAGCCTCCCATCGCTATTAGTATCGTACGCGCGAATCATGCTACTGCAGTCTCTCCCGCTTCTCTCGTCCCACAACCCTAGTCTTGAGAGGACGCTCTGGAGCTCCTCGGAAGAAATGAAGCCGTCGTCGTTCAAATCGAACACTCTGAACGCCTCGGCAAGGTCTGTCTCTTGATCGCCATCTCCTTCATTGCCCTCTGGTGATTCTAATCCGCCGCTCCTCGCGGTTCCTTCCGATGAAATAGAGTCGTAAAAGTACAAGAACTCATCAAAGTCGAGGCTCGGTTTCCCTATAGACAACTCGAGCTCATCCATGCTGTAATGGACACCGATTTTGTCGAGCAGCCAATTGAGCTCCTCGAGGCTTACCTGGCCATCGCTGTTCTTGTCGAGGTTCTCGAAAATCCGACGCAAGTCTCTGGTTCCGAGGCGGGACATCATATGCAATGGTGGATATGTACGTGCAGATTGGGGAAACTAATGAAGAGAAATATGTGTAAACGCTAAAGGCGCCGGTGGGAGAAGGACAATTTGAATCCTGGGCCTTCTTGGTGGAGCTTCCTTGTATTTATATAATGCAGGGCGTACGTAGCATACTTTGAAGAAGCTTGTGGTTTTTAGGGTTTCATGGAAGTTGGGAAGAAGCTTCGTCGAAGAAGGACGTTACGAAAGCTGACTTGATTTTTTCTTGATCTGGAACGCTCTGACTTTAGATAGAGGATATAATAGTAACGTTGATATGTTATTGGGTATTTTTCCTTCTTGGGTCTTCGCACGCTATCATTAATATGTACTATTATTATTCTCTGATTTGATTAATCACGTCACGCCATTTATCTTCCGAGATGATTCTTGGAAGGAAGGCTCGTCCTTCGTTGCCGCGCTTTTGACTCTGAAAAACGTGATCCAAGTCACGGGTCAAAAGGTCTAGAACTGGTCCCAGTAAATTCTGCCGTGCTCCTTCCTGGTGTTTTGATTGGTTTCATGGGTCTCGCTCGCGTCTTTGCCGGGTTCGTTCTTTCAATAGATTGGAACTTTGATTGGCACGTTCGTACGGACGAAGCAGGAATCAAATTATGCAGGGAGGGATGGTCTTTGGGAATTGCTATGTACAGATCTGGTCGGGAAATTTTGGGAATCTCTATGTATTCTTAGTTTTGTACGTATCCCACGCTTATTTGAGACGCAGGAAGATGAGACTTGCACGGGCGCCGCTCCGGGCCGATTTGTGCGGTGGAGATTAATCGAGTTGACATTTCAGCCAATTTGTGATCGCGACATCCATAAACAACAATCTTTGACCACGGCGAATGCGTTGAGGATAACTACGTGAAGGAACGGTCAGCTTCCCACAGAATCTTCCATGTAGCCTaaatcaaatctctctctccatgtgTGTGAAAGAGTATCTTCCCACAGAATCTTCCGTGTAGCCTaaatcaaatctctctctccatgtgTGTGAAAGAATGTCTACCACACCCACCATAGGTAGCTGAAAATTGAGCTTTACTATCTCATCACAAAAGGAACGAATTCAAATCTTTGGATGCTCGCAACTTAAGTGAAGATCCCATAAATGATTTATTGAGTCAACTCTcgagtttacatctaaatagcGGTTTGAGGCGAAACCCCACCAGTGCTACCGAAATACCGGAGGATCGTGTGATCCTTGAAAAGTGATCTCTGATGGTACCTCGatcatcaaaatatatataccaCATTTTGTGTAATGATTATAgtgatttttcatgttttcgtTGGTGGAGTGATGAAATTAACGAATGTTGGTCTTAAACCCaacaatttttatattattcaaATTCTATGGAGAAAATTATACCACAAGTCTTAAATcttatatattgaatataagTAGGTTCTAACATTTTCGACCGATTCAATTAAGTTCtatatttttactaaaaaatacagtcaaattctaaaattttcaatagttcaattgaatcctaaacattAGTTGGAAAATGAAATTAAGGCTCAAAATTTATGTTCAAGGTGCAATTTAAGGTCATCATTTATGCAACTTCTAAGTTACACCTAGTCTAATTGAAGTACGCTTCATaaaaggacttgattacacctTTTAAAAAAGTTGAGCACTTATTTGAGTCAACGAAAGTTTAAAATCCGATTGTAATGCACATATAAAGTTAAGAACTTCCGATGCACTTGCGGTAAAGAATgtaaaacattttaatatttggTACTTACGCACGTGTTTTTATGTTTTATCAAACGAGCCCTAGGCAACTCCTTCCTTGCTTATCCTATCAAGTGATTATTGAGTTGGATTAATTTTTCAAGtcaatattttatattaatcaAAAAAGCTCATTCTCATCAAATGGATGAACTTCGAAATTTTCAACCTTGATTGGCTTGTCAAACAAGCCCTGATGATGTCCCTTAAGTAGGACCAAGGAATTGAATTATTGACTtctttaaatatccaataaGGATTTGTCACATTACTTAAGTGtgtttaataaaattgaaaataagcGCTGAAAATTTAAGTACAAACTCTAATTGCTGACAATTTTaagtttcaagaatagaaataataggttatgacaaaaaaaaaagaaaaagaatagaaataatagGTTGTTCGATATTGATTATTGGTAGGTTTTACCATTATAATTGGCAAGATTTTAGTTAATATCAATACTTTTTTTAACTTAATAAAAAATGGCGTGTTTGATAATCATGTTAAGAGTAGAAAACTAAGCTTTTTAGCACTTGATGTGTGCATTTGAAAACCTCTAATTGCACATAACTTAATTGAGTTTTTAAGTCATAAGTCACTAAATATGGCTATTGAAGGACTTAGTTGAGTGTCAAAATTTTGGGTAAAagcaccaaaaatctcaaattacacgtaccatgacacatttaccttgaCACTCAACCTGAGCCTAACCTTTTACACTCAAACTATTACCAAAGAATCGAAAAATGGTGTTAAGGTTCTCATGCCCAAGTACACAGTTTTCGCTCCAAGTGTCCATGtccaatcataaaaaaaaaggttccaTTTAACTCATTGTCAGAGGGTAGATTCAACAGTACTACTTTAGTTAAGCCTAAATATCTTGGATAAGTCTGATCTTTTCCTTGGAGGAAGTAACGTGATTGGCAAGGTAAGGACAGAGCCTCACTCCGTCACCACATGATGACACAAAACTAAACCCACAATGCATGCAAAATCACTACTCCGagaacgattttttttttttttttttaatctccaaTGAGTGCACGCTACATTTCAAATGCGCCATTAAGATAGCGtgaattatttttgtaagaCAGGATAATATAGAGAGGAATATGTGTTAAGATTTGTCGTATAGGGGAAGTAGAAACTTGTCATTCTTAATCATCTTCCAGTTAAGCAGTAATTTGTCAAACATTAGCAAAAGGCAAAATGTTCGTGCTGCACTAATAggacttccttttttttttccctttgggGCCATATTCATTGAAATAGGGGGCAAAGGAAAGAGACCACCTTTTAACATGCCTTGCAACATAAAATTGCTAATTTAGGCctcataacatttttttttttttacacatcATGGACATGAAAGGTTTTTTAAGTTGAGAAACATTTCATCATTTGTTTTTAAGACGGATTTTTGAACAATGCAAATGTAAATAACATGTTCAAAGTACTTAAATATCTTTGTTACAGCGACCTTTGATACTTTGGCCTCAATAGAGGAAAGCTTACTCTTTATAAAGTTTGGCCCAAGAATTACAGAGAAAGAAGTTAAAAACAAGAGTGAAGGAATTCAtgactatcttcttctttttccatctaAAGATTTTCCAACTCTTAGGAGGCATGTAACAACCACTTATATACTGCCAACTTCCAGCACTCGCCCTCGTTCTCCATGGCCGTCGCAATGTGGCCTCACCTGGCCGCCAGAGTCTCGCCAACCACCAGCACCACCGTGGAGCAAAGAATTAGTTTCACTTTGCTAGAATTTTGTCATTCCATCTATTGTAGGCATAGCCCAAAGCTTCTCTGGGCTTGTGATGTGGTCGTCTGCGAGAATTTTATCTTCTATTTTGTAATAGTTCTGTTCATTAGGAATACAATCTACATTCATCATATGTCTCTATTGCTTTATGTGTCCGTACCTCACATCCTTTATTTGCTTAGTAAAAAGTGGGCCTTGGTCCAACTATGCCAGAGAaataactaaaagaaaaaaattaatggaagaCTTTCTACAGAAAATTGAGGatttaaatgattttgaaaagtgGAGGTCCTAAGTGCAGTAGTAGCGCATAACtagataattcaattttttttttcctttttgaccaaaaacttgctgaagaaaaatttcaagcGGTACGCTTAATGCGGTTTCAATTctatcttatattttttttcctttcccaaaaAATACTTAATTTAGCTCGGATCTCAATTCCGGCTCAAATATTTTTAtctcattaaaaagaaataccATCTTTTAACTTACATTTCAGCTCTGATTAGTGattccaacattttttttttccttttaagaaaaacatcaatttcaatttccgcACCGACGCTGATCACGAAGGCGAAACGGCGAGCAAGGCTGTCGTTTTGGCTATTGTACTTTCCTTATTCTcgtcgactctctctctctctctctctttcgccgAGATTTGCTGAGTCACCGTCTCTGCGGCGGTCGTCGGAGAACCTCGTccgtcgcggccctcgcccgccctCGCGTCACGCCGGCCGGACATCGCCCGAAGAAGCTCTTGGGTTCCGTACGGGGGGACATCCTTTTGCGTTCGcccgttcttcttcttcttcttcttgttgcaTGCCGGCGAGGCGCCTCTTGTGCCGAGCAGAGGAATCGTACGGTTTCGGGTCAAGTGGGAGGACCCTTCGGTGAGTCTTCCCCGTTTTTCGTTTTTCCCTTCGAAACCCACTAAGAAAAGCGCTCCTGGATATTTCCTGATGGGCtgttctctgttttttttttttttttttttttttttggtaagtgctgttctctgtttttctttcgcTTGAATTTCTTATAAATCTTTTCGTAGCGACTCGCGAGTCGGAACGTGTGTCTTTAGTTGATGCTCTGCGTAAGTTTTGATTTTGGACTGAAGGGGAATGATTAGATGGGAGAGATTTCTGGTGCCGCATTGTTGAAATCTCTGCGATGCTGTAGTTTTAGTGTTTTTGGTTTAACAaagttttgttcctttttttttgttttttggcccAGCGCATCCCTAATTATCTAGAATCTGGTCTTGTTTTGGTCTTAATGTGGCAAATAAGCACGTCCTCTTATGTAGCTCTCTTTCCTTTATTGGTGTTTTGGAAACAGGGCTTGTTATTGGGATTTACGGGGTGGAGTGCCTCCATGAAGGAGATTCTTCGTGTATTGGTTAAGTGAAAAATTTTGGAGCTGTGGTTTGATAGTTAAAATGGGTGTGACGTGCATGGAGGTCGATACTGATAGAGAAAAGCAACTGGAAAGGCCATTAAAGAGAAGGTGCTTGCGTGACCCTATTGAAACGCATACTTCTTTGCAGAATGGTGCTCTTGGAGTGCTCCACAAAGAACTGATGGGGTTGACTCCTCTGAAGACGACGAATATTTAAATTTCTTGGAAACTTATCACGACAATTATGGTTCTGTGCCTTCCAAAGCTTATAGATATGGTAGCAGCAGTGGTAGCGATGATTTAGTGGATCCGCAGTATaagattttctttgaaagtCTAAGAGTAACCCGGAAGTCATATGAGCTTGAGGTGCAGGTGGACGTTGGAACCAGTATACTCCTCAAGTACGACATTGAAGACCAGCCACATGAAGGATTAAACTTAGAATATTTGAAGAGtcaaacattgaaaaatacTGCGGAAACGATGAGAAGCTTGAGGAATGCTGTGGGAAGAGAAAAGGACAAAGTTGTTGCTgtgaggagaaaagaaaatgataaggaaaaaagaattccgagaaatctttctggaaggGAGGAGAGCCTGCAAACTATCAAAGCTGCTGCAACAAGCAAAGGAAATTGCAACTTGGATAAAAGAAATATAGAAGCACAACCTGCAGATCTTGGTTGTAATCAGGCAATTAAACGGTTCCCAGGGGTATTGTGTCCAAAGGTTCAACAAGCACCCGAGCATGAGGAGGAGACTTGCAACGAAAGCTACCCAGCTCTTCTGAATAGTGCAAAAGATGATGGTAACATTCCTGAATTTATATCTGATAATGGTAAACAAACCACCAACGCTGCTACAACGAACAAAGGAAATTGCAACTTCGATAAAAGAAAGATGGAAGCCCGACCCACAAATCTTGGTTCTCATCAGGCCATTAGACAGTCCCCTAGGGTATTGCATCCAGAGTTTCAAAAAGCACCCGAGCATGAGGAGGACACATGCAATGAAAGCTATCTGGCCCTTCTGAATGGTGCAAAAAATGTCAGTTACATTCTTGAATCTAAATCTGataatggcaaacaaaataCCAAAGCTGCTGCAGCAAGCAAAAGAAATTGCAGCTTGGATAAAAGAAATATAGATGCTCAACCCACCAATCTTGGTTCTACTCAGGCCACTAGATGGTCCCCTAAGGTATTGCGTCCAGAGGTTCAACAAGCACCCGAGCATGAGGAGGAGACATGGGATGAAAGCTACCTAGCCGTTCTGAGTTGTGCAAAAGAGGATGGTAGCATTATTGAATTTACATCTGCAAATGGTAAACAAACCACCAATGCTGCTACAACGAACAAAGGAAATTGCAACTTCGATAAAAGAAAGATGGAAGCCCGACCCGCAAATCTTGGTTCTAATCAGGCCATTAGACAGTCCCCTAGGGTATTGCATCCAGAGTTTCAAAAAGCAACGGAGCATGAGGAGGACACATGCAATGAAAGCTATCTGGCCCTTCTGAATGGTGCAAAAAATGTCAGTTACATTCTTGAATCTAAATCTGATAATGGTAAACAAAATACCAAAGCTGCTGCAGCAAGCAAAAGAAATTGCAGCTTGGATAAAAGAACTATAGATGCTCAACCCACCAATCTTGGTTCTACTCAGGCCACTAGATGGTCCCCTAAGGTATTGCGTCCAGAGGTTCAACAAGCACCCGAGCATGAGGAGGAGACATGGGATGAAAGCTACCTAGCCGTTCTGA
Above is a window of Eucalyptus grandis isolate ANBG69807.140 chromosome 9, ASM1654582v1, whole genome shotgun sequence DNA encoding:
- the LOC104444068 gene encoding probable calcium-binding protein CML44, which encodes MMSRLGTRDLRRIFENLDKNSDGQVSLEELNWLLDKIGVHYSMDELELSIGKPSLDFDEFLYFYDSISSEGTARSGGLESPEGNEGDGDQETDLAEAFRVFDLNDDGFISSEELQSVLSRLGLWDERSGRDCSSMIRAYDTNSDGRLDFEEFKSMMLITIS
- the LOC104444069 gene encoding uncharacterized protein LOC104444069 isoform X2 gives rise to the protein MRSLRNAVGREKDKVVAVRRKENDKEKRIPRNLSGREESLQTIKAAATSKGNCNLDKRNIEAQPADLGCNQAIKRFPGVLCPKVQQAPEHEEETCNESYPALLNSAKDDGNIPEFISDNGKQTTNAATTNKGNCNFDKRKMEARPTNLGSHQAIRQSPRVLHPEFQKAPEHEEDTCNESYLALLNGAKNVSYILESKSDNGKQNTKAAAASKRNCSLDKRNIDAQPTNLGSTQATRWSPKVLRPEVQQAPEHEEETWDESYLAVLSCAKEDGSIIEFTSANGKQTTNAATTNKGNCNFDKRKMEARPANLGSNQAIRQSPRVLHPEFQKATEHEEDTCNESYLALLNGAKNVSYILESKSDNGKQNTKAAAASKRNCSLDKRTIDAQPTNLGSTQATRWSPKVLRPEVQQAPEHEEETWDESYLAVLSCAKEDGSIIEFTSANGKQTTNAATTNKGNCNFDKRKMEARPANLGSNQAIRQSPRVLHPEFQKATEHEEHTCNESYLALLNGAKNVSYILESKSDNGKQNTKAAAASKRNCSLDKRTIDAQPANLGSTWATRWSPKVLRPEVQQAPEHEEETWDESYLAILHCAKEDGSIIEFTSANGKQIRYEEDDEEDDEESSCEVEMLAGEDISKCEEFVTRKLSKDPITVDSKHFADDPGSSSGTVFRKKLMGVLKMPYDVKEHEDLSRRVRHKRQKTVEKSLRQGRDFTSSLRQRCKSYLELHKDLATELKLVRADFPRNLNLLRGFFFWLEMAYCYSQREDIC
- the LOC104444069 gene encoding uncharacterized protein LOC104444069 isoform X1; this translates as MRSLRNAVGREKDKVVAVRRKENDKEKRIPRNLSGREESLQTIKAAATSKGNCNLDKRNIEAQPADLGCNQAIKRFPGVLCPKVQQAPEHEEETCNESYPALLNSAKDDGNIPEFISDNGKQTTNAATTNKGNCNFDKRKMEARPTNLGSHQAIRQSPRVLHPEFQKAPEHEEDTCNESYLALLNGAKNVSYILESKSDNGKQNTKAAAASKRNCSLDKRNIDAQPTNLGSTQATRWSPKVLRPEVQQAPEHEEETWDESYLAVLSCAKEDGSIIEFTSANGKQTTNAATTNKGNCNFDKRKMEARPANLGSNQAIRQSPRVLHPEFQKATEHEEDTCNESYLALLNGAKNVSYILESKSDNGKQNTKAAAASKRNCSLDKRTIDAQPTNLGSTQATRWSPKVLRPEVQQAPEHEEETWDESYLAVLSCAKEDGSIIEFTSANGKQTTNAATTNKGNCNFDKRKMEARPANLGSNQAIRQSPRVLHPEFQKATEHEEHTCNESYLALLNGAKNVSYILESKSDNGKQNTKAAAASKRNCSLDKRTIDAQPANLGSTWATRWSPKVLRPEVQQAPEHEEETWDESYLAILHCAKEDGSIIEFTSANGKQIRYEEDDEEDDEESSCEVEMLAGEDISKCEEFVTRKLSKDPITVDSKHFADDPGSSSGTVFRKKLMGVLKMPYDVKEHEDLSRRVRHKRQKTVEKSLRQGRDFTSSLRQRCKSYLELHKDLATELKLVRADFPRNLNLLRGFFFWLENVPQEGAFKPWLDPSCLKVLPAQAIRRV